Proteins co-encoded in one Daphnia carinata strain CSIRO-1 chromosome 3, CSIRO_AGI_Dcar_HiC_V3, whole genome shotgun sequence genomic window:
- the LOC130692965 gene encoding shematrin-like protein 2 — translation MIRNTIAVFGFFVVFASMVVEAAPFLGLIEGLLGGHHHHHDHHHGHGGYGYGGYPGGYGGYPGGYGGYPGGYGGYGGYGGYGYGGHHFGK, via the exons atGATCCGCAACACG ATTGCAGTTTTTGGTTTCTTCGTAGTGTTTGCATCGATGGTCGTTGAAGCTGCACCTTTCTTGGGTCTGATAGAAGGTTTGCTTGGcggacatcatcatcatcacgacCATCACCACGGACATGGTGGCTATGGTTACGGTGGCTATCCTGGTGGCTACGGAGGCTATCCTGGTGGTTACGGAGGCTATCCTGGTGGTTACGGGGGTTACGGTGGATACGGCGGATACGGATATGGTGGACATCATTTCGGCAAATAA